GGGCCGCTCGAGAAGGTCGGCATGCTCAAGATGGACATGCTCGGCCTCAAGACCCTCACCGTGATCCACGACGCGGTAGCCATGGTGCGGGAGCGGCACGGCGTCGCCCTCGACATGGACACGCTCGACCTCGAGGACGCGGGGGTCTACAAGCTGCTCCGCCAGGGCCGCACCGCCGGCGTCTTCCAGTTCGAGTCGCCGCTGGCCACCGAGACCCTGCGCAACATGAAGTGCGACCGGTTCGACGACCTGGTCGCCTCCAACGCGCTGCTCCGCCCCGGCCCGCTCGACACCGGGATGCACCTGGTGTTCATCAAGCGGAAGCTCGGGCAGGAGCCGGTGAGCTACCCGCACCCGAGCCTCAAGGACGTCCTCGAGCCCACCTACGGCGTCATCACCTACCAGGAACAGGTGATGCGGATCGCGAACGTGCTGGCGGGCTTCAGCCTCGCCGAGGCCGACGTGCTCCGGAAGGCGGTGGGCAAGAAGGACGCGGAACTCATCCGCAAGGAGCTGGGCACCTTCGTGGAGCGCGCGGTGGCCCTCGGCCACCCCCGCAAGCTGGCCGAGGACCTGGCCCACCAGATCGAGACCTTCGGCCGGTACGGGTTCAACAAGTCGCACTCGGTGGCGTACTCGGTGCTGAGCTACCAGACCGCCTGGCTCAAGACCTACTACCCCGCCGAGTTCATGGCTGCGCTGCTGTCGTCGGAAATCGGCAGCACCGACAAGGTGGTGCAGTACATCAACGAGGCCCGCGAGCTCGGTCTCGAGGTGCTGCCGCCCGACGTCAACGAGTCGGGGTTCAAGTTCACCGTCATCGGCGAGCGACGCATCCGCTTCGGGCTCGGGGCGGTGCGGAACGTGGGGCGCGGCGCCATCGAGTCCATCATCGCCGGCCGGCAGGCGGCGCCCTACACCACGCTGCCCGACTTCGCCCAGCGGGTGGACCTGCGGCTGTGCAACAAGCGGGTGCTGGAGTCGCTGATCGCCGCCGGCGCCATGGACGGGATGGGCGGCCACCGGGCCCAACTCACCCACGCGCTGGACGAGGCGCTCCGCGAGGCGCAGCTGCTCCAGCAGGAGAAGGAGGCGGGGCAGGCCTCCCTGTTCGGCGATGCGCCCGAACAGGCCCCCCGCCCCACCAGCGGCGTGCTCGCCGACCTCCCCGCCTGGACCGAGCAGGAACGCCTGGCCCGGGAAAAGGAAGTCATCGGCTTCTTCATCTCCGGCCACCCGCTGGAGCGGTTCCGGGCGGAGGTGGAAGTCTTCGGCTCCCGCACCACCGCCACGCTGCACGAATGGAGCGAGCACCAGGTGACGCTGGCGGCCGTGATCACCCAGGCCAAGCGGCAGATCTCCAAGAAGACCGGCAAGGAATACGCGCGGCTCATCCTGGAGGACTTCCATGGAACCGCCGAGGCCATCGTCTTCCCCGACGCCTGGGCCAAGCTCAACTCGGTGATCAAGGAGGACCTGGCGGTGCTGCTGACCGGCGGGTACAGCGCCCGGGACCGGGGCGAGGACCGGGCGCCGTTCGTCATCGAGGCGGCCCGGCCGCTCGAGGACCTCAAGGGCTCCGGCGCGCTGGGCCTGGCGCTGCGCTGGAAGCTGCCCGAGGCGCCCGCGCCCGACCTGCTGCAGCAGGCGGTGGCCCTCTGCACCCGGCACCCGGGGCCAGTCCCGCTCTATATTGAATGGAGCGACGGCAACGGCGAGCGGCTGCGGGCGCGCTCCCGGCGGGTGCGGGTCACCGCGGAAGAAGAACTGGTGTCGGGCCTCCGGCGGCTGCTCGGGCCCGAGGCCGTGGCGTTCGTCAAGGCTGGCTGAGGAGCCCTCATGGCATCGAACTACTCGCTGGATTTCGAGAAGCCGCTGCAGGAGCTGGAGCGGCAGATCGAGGACCTGCAGAAGCTGGGTGAGGAGCGACAGATCGACGTCTCCGAGGAGGCGCGGCTGCTCCAGGTCCGGCTCAACACGCTCCGGTCGGAGATCTACCACAACCTCTCCCCCATCCAGCGGGTGCAGGTGGCGCGCCATCCGCGCCGCCCCTACACGCTCGACTACCTGAGCACGATCTTCACCGACTTCATCGAGCTCCACGGCGACCGGCTCTTCCGCGACGACCCCGCGATCGTCGGCGGCTGGGCCCGCCTGGCCGGCACCTCGGTCATGGTCATCGGGCACCAGAAGGGCCGCGACACGAAGGAGAACCTCAAGCGCAACTTCGGCATGGCCCACCCCGAGGGCTACCGCAAGGCGCTGCGCCTGATGAAGCTGGCGGCCAAGTTCGGGGCGCCGGTCGTGACGCTGATCGACACCCCCGGCGCCTACCCTGGACTGGGCGCTGAGGAGCGGGGCCAGTCGGAGGCCCTCGCGCGGAACATCCTCGAGATGGCCGCCCTCCCCACCCCGATCGTCGCCGTGGTGATCGGCGAGGGGGGCTCCGGCGGCGCCCTCGCGCTCGGCACCGCCGACCGGATCCTCATGTTCGAGAACTCGGTCTACTCGGTGATCTCCCCCGAGGGCTGCGCCGCCATCCTGTGGAAGGATGCCAGCCAGCGCGAGCGCGCGGCCGATGCCCTCAAGATCACCGCGCAGGACCTGCTCAAGTCCAAGCTGGTGGACGAGATCATCCCCGAGCCGATCGGCGGCGCCCACCTCGACCCCGAGGCCACCGGCGAGGCGCTGCGCGAGGTGCTGATCCGCCACGTGAACGAGCTGCGCAAGGTCCGCCCGGAGAAGCTGGTCCGCCGCCGCGCCGACAAGTTCGCGGCGATGGGCGCGTACTCCGAGGCGTGATGCCGCAGACCATCGAGGTCCGTTTCAAGGGGATCCGCCGGGACTTCTTCCTGTGGCCCGACGCCCATGATCCGCTCCGCCTGAGCGAGGCGGTGATCGTGCAGGCGGAGCGGGGCCTGGATTTCGGACGGGTCCACACCGCCGGCGCGGCGGCCGAAGCCAAGTGCGGCACCAGCTGCGGCGGCTGCGACCGCGGCACCGCGGACAAGACCCCGCTCGTCGCGACCGGCGAGGCCGGCGAGGCCTTCCCCGGCGCCGACCCGGTTCCCTCCGAGGCACCGGAACCCGCCGAGCCCGCCGAGCCCGCCGAGCCGCCAAGCCGCCGAGCCGCCGAGTCGTCCACCCTCCGCCCCGTCCTCCGCCGCGCCAATCCGGACGAGATCCGTGCCGCCGACGATCTCCGTCGCCAGGAGGAGGAGGCCCGGCGGCAGGTGGCCGAGAAGATCCGGCACCACAAGCTGGAGATGAAGGCGAGCGACCTCGAGTGGCAGTGGGACCGCAGCAAGCTCACCGTGTTCTTCACCGCCGAGAAGCGGGTGGACTTCCGCGCCCTGGTGCGGGACCTCGCCGGCATCTTCCGCACCCGCATCGAGCTGCGCCAGATCGGCGTCCGCGATGAAGCCGCGCGCCTGGGTGGCGTGGGCCGCTGCGGCCGCGAGTACTGCTGCTCCACCTGGCTCGGCGAGTTGAGCCCGGTGAGCCTGGCCCTCGCCAAGGACCAGCACCTCTCGCTCAACCCCACCCAGATCTCCGGCGGCTGCGGCCGCCTGCTCTGCTGCCTCAAGTACGAGCACGAGTTCTACGTGGCGGCGCGCAAGCGCTTCCCGCGCGAGGGCAAGGCGATCGCCACGGCCCGCGGCCGGGAGAAGGTCATCGCCGTGGACATCTTCCGCGAGCGGGTGTTCCTCCGCCACGACGAGCAGGGCTCCCGCATCATCCCGCTGCTGCAGCTGCGCGAGGAGATGGAAACCGCGCCCTCGCTCGAGGCCCTGGCCGCGCAGCCCGCGCCACCGCCACCCCGCCGAGAGGCGCGGGAACGCCCCGGCGCGCCCTCCGGACCCCGGCCCGAGCGTCCCCGCGGCGAGCCGCGGCCGCCGGCCCCGGAAGGGCGGCGGGAGCGGCCACCGGAGCGCCCGTCGGAGCGCCCACCGGAGCGCGGTGCCGGTCGCCCCGAGCGCCGCCCCGGCCGCGAGGCCCCTGGACGACCGCCCCGCGGTGATCGCCCCGCCACGCCCCCGGCCCCGCGGCCGCCGACGGCGCCCGCACCGGCGCCGGCTCAGCCCCAGGCCGACCCCGCCGCGGGCGGACCCGGCGACCAGCCGCGCAAGTCCCGCCGCCGCCGCCGCGGCCGGCGAGGCGGGCGCGGCCCCGCCGGCGAGAGCGCCGGTCCCTCTACCCCGCCCGAGGCCTGAGTGGCGCGCTTCTTCATTACCACCGCCATCGACTACGCCAACGGCGATCCCCACATGGGGCACGCCTTCGAGAAGATCGGCGCCGACGCCATCGCCCGGTACCGCCGACTCCGCGGCGACGAGGTCTGGTTCCTCATCGGCATGGACGAGCACGGCCAGAAGGTGGCGCAGGTGGCCCAGGACCGGGGCGTGTCCCCCCAGGCGCTCACGGACGAGATCGCCGCCACCTTCCTCGCCACCTGGCGCGACCTCGGCATCTCCAACGACCAGTTCATCCGCACCACCGCCGCCGAGCACAAGGCCGGGGTGACCGACCTGATCGAGCGGATCTTCGCCCGCAACCCGGACGACTTCTACGAGCGCCGCTACCGGGGGCGCTACTGTGTCGGCTGCGAGGCCTTCAAGACCGACGCCGACATCGTCGACGGCAAGTGCGTGCTGCACCCCACGCGCGTCCTCGAGGACGTCGAGGAACGGAACTGGTTCTTCCGGCTGAGCCGCTACCAGGGCTTCCTCGAGGACCTGCTCGAGCGGAACCCCGACTTCGTGCAGCCCGAGATCCGGCGTAACGAGATCCTGGGCCTGCTGCGCCAGGGCCTGGAGGACGTCTCCGCGAGCCGCAGCCGCGTGACCTGGGGTGTCCCCTTCCCCCGCCCCACCACCGATGGTGAGGCGCAGACCACCTACGTCTGGTTTGACGCGCTTCCCAACTACTGGACCGCCTCGCGCTTCAGTGGCTCGGGCGCCAGCTGGCCGGCCCAGCTCCACGTCGTCGGCAAGGACATCACCCGGTTTCACTGCGTGATCTGGCCGGCCATGCTGCACGCGGCCGGCGAGGCGCTGCCGGACCGGGTGTGGGCCCACGGGTTCATCTACTTCGGCGGCGACCGGCTCTCCAAGAGCGCCGGGGTGCGCCTCGACCTGCGCGACGCGATCACCCGGCACGGCCCCGATGCCCTGCGCTACTTCCTGCTGCGCGAGGTCGGGTTTGCCAACGATGGCAGCTTCACCTGGGAGCGCTTCGATGAGCGCTACACCTCCGACCTGGCCGATGGCCTCGGCAACCTCGCGAGCCGCACCCTGGCCATGATCGAGAAGTACCGCGGCGGCCGGGTCCCGGCCGGGGAGTCCACCAGCCTCGATGCCGCGGGAGCGGAGGCGGTCGCCCAGTACCGCGCCGCCATGGACGCCCTGGACCTCCGGGGCGGGGCCGAGGCCGCCTGGGAGCTGGTCACCGCAGCCAACCAGTACATCGTGCAGACTGCCCCATGGGCCCTGGCCAAGCAGGGGAAGGACGGGGAACTCGACGATGCCCTCCATGCCCTGGCCGGCTGCCTGCTCCGCCTGGCCGTCCTGGTCTTCCCGTTCATGCCCGCCAAGGCCGGGGAGCTCTGGGGCTACCTCGGGCAATCCGCGTCGCCTGCGGCATCCTGGGCGCAGGCTGAGGCACCGCAGGGAGTTGGCGCCCAGGTACGCAAGCCTGAAGGACTCTTTCCCCGGCCTGCCCCTACAACTCCTTGACAGTCAAGGAGTTGTACGTGACAAATCTCACTTGACGGCCCCGGTACCCAGGGGCATGTTATCCCGCCCTCGCCCGGCCCATCGGCCGGGCCCCCCATTCAGGCACGGGACTTTCATACCGACGGGGTATCCCGTCGATAATGGGTGTCAGTATGCCGCCACGGAAATGGACGCTGGTTGTCGTGCCGCCGGGCTCCGGCGCCTCGAGAATGATCGAGGTGTCGCAGCGCGTGCTGAAGGCCGCGACCGGCATCGCCACCGTGGTAGCCCTCCTGGCGCTGCTGCTGGGCTACGGCGCGGTCTCGCGGTCGGTGGACCTGCGGCGCAGCGCGGAGCTGGAGCGGCAGAACGCCGCCCTGGCCGAGGAACTCACCCACCTGCATGGTGAGCTCTCGACCCTGAGCGACACCCTCCGCACCATCGCCGAACGCGACGCGCGCATCCGCCTGCTCGCCAATCTCGAGCCCAACGACCCCGGGGTGCAACTGGCCGGCATCGGCGGCCCGCGCGGCCGCGACTCCGCCGGCAAGTGGCAGGACCGCTACGGGACGCTGGGACGCCGCGCCGCGGAGGTCCGGGTGGACCTGGGTGCGCTGATCCGGCGCGCCAACCTGCTGGCCGCCTCCTTCGATGAGGCGAGCGATTCGCTGGCCCACCATCGCGACCGGCTGGCCGCCATGCCGTCGATCATGCCGACGGCGGGCTGGCTCTCCAGCGCCTTCACGTCGATGCGCGAGCATCCGATCCTGCACATCGCCCGGCCGCACGAGGGCATCGACGTCACCGCCCCGATGGGCGCGCCGATCCAGGCGCCCGCCGGCGGCACCGTGGTCTCCGCGGGCTGGGTGAGCGGTTACGGCAACGTGATCGAGGTGGACCACGGCTACGGCATCGTGACCCGCTTTGCGCACTGCTCCAAGCTCCTCGCGCAGCGCGGCCAGCGGGTCAAGCGCAACCAGGTCATCGCCGAGGTGGGCAACACCGGCCTCGCCACCGGCCCGCACCTGCACTACGAGGTGCACGTCAATGGCAAGCCGGTCGACCCGCTCCGCTACGTGCTCCCCGACGTCGTGGTCGACTGACCGCCACGCGTCCCCGGCATGCCAACGCGGGGTCCGGCCATCGGCCGGACCCCGCGTCGCGTCGGGCGCCCGGCGGGTCAGTCCTCGTGCACCCCGAACAGCGCCACCGGCGGCTGCGAGAGCAGTTCCCGCGCCGGCAGGAAGGCCCCGAGCACCGCCACCCCCAGCAGCAGGGTGGCCACCGGCAGCAGCAGCCCCGCCTCCCAGCCCCCCAGCCCGGGCAGCCAGAGCCGGAAGGCCTCCCAGAAGAGCGGTCCCAGCCAGGCACCGAGCAGCACGCCCCCGAGCCCCGCGCCGGCGGCCCGGCGCAGCAGGAGGGCCAGCACCCGCCGCCGTCGCGCCCCCACCGCGCGCCACACCGCGATCTCGCCGGAGAGTGACAGCACCCAGAGCCGGATGAGCGCAAAGGTGCCCACCGTGGCCAGGAGGAGCATGGCCACGCCCAGCCCGGAAAACACCGGCCCGAACCAGCGCAATGGCGCCTGCTCCGCCGCCAGCAGGGCGGCCACCGGCTGCGCCGCGCCGGCCAGCTGCAGCCCCGGGATCGGGGCGAGCGCGGCACGGATGGCGTCATCGAGGCCGGCGGCGTCAGGGACCACCAGGTCGACCGCCTGCGGAGGGTGCTGGAGGATGCTCAGGTACACGGCGTAGTCGGGGCGCTGGCGTGCGCCGAGGCCGCGGGGCGGCGGGTCATCGGCCACCCCGATGACGCGGTACCAGCGGTCGCGGTCGTCGCCCACCATCACGGCCTTGCCCAGCGCCGAGCCGAGGAACTGTTCCCGCGCGAACGCCGCGTTGACGATCGCCACCGGCTCGGCGGCATAGCGATCGGCGGCCGTGAACGCCCGTCCCTCCACCAGCCGCACCCCCATCGCGTCGAAGCTGTCGGCGCTCACGTAGTAGTGCGCTGCCGGCCTGGGCCGGAACCGGTGCGGCCAGCAAGGGCCGCAATCGGCGCGCGCGATGCTCGCCGCCGCGAGCCCGAACAGGGCCCCGGGCTGCACCAGGCTCGGCGCGGTGACGCCCGGGGTCGCGGCCAGGCGGGTCAGCACCGAGTCGAGCGCCGCCCCGCGCCGCGCCAAGTCGCCAGAGGTCATGGTCAGCCGGTAGACCCGGGTCTCCGGGGCGTCGGTGCCGCCCCGGGCCATGAGCGACCGCATGTGGCGGGTCAGGAGCAGGCCGGTGGCGAGCGTGGCCAGGGAGAGACCCAGCAGGAGCGACGGGATCCGGAGCGCGATGCCCGAGTCGGCGGGTTCGGTGATTTCCGGCCGCCGGGCAAAGAAGAGCGGAAAGAGCGCGCCCAGGACGATCAGCGCGAGGGGGACCGCGGCGAACACCGCCGCGGGCAGGAACCCGCCGGCCACCGTCTGCTCGGGCCACGCGGCGACCAGCCGGCGGGCGAGGAGCACCCCGGGCGGCAGGCCCACGGCGACGCCCACCGCGGCGATCGCGGCGCCCTCGAGGAGGAAGCCCCCCAGGAGCATCCGGCGCGAGGCCCCGACGGCGCGCCGGACCGCCACCTCCCGCTCGCGCTGGGCCATCCGGGCCGCCGCCAGGGCGATGAGCGCCAGGGCCGCGACCCCGACCACCAGGCCGGCCGCTCCGAACAGCGCCCCGAACAACCCGTCCACCGCCTGCTGGCGCAGCGCGTTCGGCGGGGTGACCGGGGAGTTCCAGGCCAGGCCCTCGAGCGGCGCCCGGGACGGGTCGACCACCAGCCGGCCCCGGGCCAGCGCCACCGGGAGCCCCGCCCCGAGCGCGACCGCCAGCGCCGCGGCCAGCAGCAGCGCGGTGCGGCGGTAGGCCCGGAGCAGGGCCAGCGCGGTGGCGCCCACCGCTCAGTTCCCGAAGTTCACGGGCGGCGGCGCGTCGGTGCCGTCCTTGGCCTCGAAGTAGGGCTTGGGGCCGCTGGCGCCGAACAGCTTGGCGGTGAGGTTGTAGGGGAAGGAGCGGATGAAGCTGTTGTAGCCGTTCACCGCGTCGTTGTAATCCTGCCGCGCGGTGGCGATCCGGTTCTCCGTCCCGGTCAGCTCGTCCTGCAGGGCGCGGAAGTTGGCGTCCGCCTTGAGCTGGGGGTAGGACTCCACGATCGCCAGCAGCCGGCCCAGCGGCGCGTTCATGGCCTGGTTGGCGGCCGCCATGTCCTCGAGGTTGCCGCCCTGCAGCGAGGTGTTGAGCCGCGCCCGGGCGTTGGCCACCTCGGTGAAGATCGACTCCTCGTGCTGGGCGTAGCCCTTCACGGTGGCGACGAGGTTGGGGATGAGGTCCGCACGGCGTTGCAGCTGGGCCTGGATCTGCCCCTGCGCCTTGCCCACCGATTCATCCATGGTCTGGATCCGGTTGTACCCGCACCCACTCGCGGTGAGGGCGAGGGCCCCGATGAGGAGCACCCGAAGCGACCGCGTCATTGGCGTTCTCCGATCTGAAAGTGGTCCACGAAACCCGCCGCCGTCTCCACGGCGGCGAGGTACCCGCGAAGATCCTCCGGGCTGCATGCCCAGCCCTCCTGCCCCCGGCGGGTGACGATGCGCGCCACCGCCGGCCCCGCGAAGCCCGCCACCCGGCCCGCCTGGTTCACCAGCTCCACCGGATCGCCCGGCGGGGTCTGGCCGGCGAGCACCAGCAGCCCGCGACAGAGCAGCAGGATCGCCGGGATGCTCTGCCGCACCACGTCGCCGAGGGCCGGCGCGTCATCCCCCAGGAGCGCGTACACCTGCCGTAGCCGCAGCAGCTTGCCCCGGAACTCGCGCTCCAGCGCCTGGCGCAGGTCCGCCGGGCGCACCTCCAGGCCGGCCAGCGGATCGGTGCCCCGGAGCACCCGGTAGCCGGTGCGCATCTCGGCGATCTCGAGAGGGTAGGCGTCGGCCGCGCGGCCCCACTCCGCCCCGGTGAGCAGCAGCGGTACCGAGCGGGCCTCGACCTTCCACCAGCGGAGCAGCGGCCGGAGCGCCTCGAGGGTGGCGGTGGGAAGCGCCGGCAGCACCAGCAGGAGGTTCACGTCGGAGAAGCCCGGGACGTGCTGGCCGCGCGCGGCGGACCCGTGCAGCACCACGCTCGCGTCGTCGAGTCCCAGCCGGTCGAAGTCGGCGAGGAACCGGTCGAGGAGAGGCTGTACCTGCGTCATCTAGAAGCTCCTTCCGGCGCCGCCGCCGCTGAACCCGCCCCCGCCCCCGAATCCCCCGAACCCGCCGCCACCCCCGCCACCGAAGCCGCCCCCGCCACCCCAGCCCCCACCCCAGCTGCCGCCACCGCCGCCCCAGCCGATGCTGGTGCCGCCGTAGCGCGGGCGCCGCCCCCCGCGGCCCCCGCGGCCCCCGCCGCTGTTCTGGGCGATGATCGTGAGCACCACGATGATCACGATGACGACCAGGATCCCCGCGAAGGGGCTCTCGGCCTCGCCGCCATTGCCGCCCCGGAAGGGATCGGCGTTCACCAGGGCGGAGTCCGAGACCCCGAACCCCTTGGCCACGGTGGCCGCGATGGCCCGCGCGCCGAGCGCGAGCGCCGGGCCATACTGCTCCTGCTGCAGCGCCGGCACCATGAGGTCGGTGATCCGCCCGGCGATGGCGTCGGTGATGATGCCCTCGATGCCGCGCCCCGTGGCGATCCACAGCCGGCCGGTGCCCGGCTGGTGGTTCTGCTGCGGCACCAGCAGCAGCACGATCCCGGCGTTCTTGGCCGAGTCGCCCGCCTCGCCCTGGGCGCCGACGCCCCAGCTCCGCCCGATGGCCAGCGCCACGTCGGACGGCGCCGCGTCCCCGATCGTCGGCAGGGTCACCACCGCCAGCTCGGCCCCCGTGGCCGAGCGCAGCCGCTCCGCCCAGTCCGCGATCTCCACGGCCTCCCCGCCCCCCACGATCCCGGCCACGTCGGTGAGGTAGCCGGCGGGGCGGGCGGGAAACAGCGCGGCGAGCCGCTCGCCCTGTGCGGCAAGCAGCGCCGGGACGAGTTGTAGGAGCCCGAGCAGGCAGGTAGCTTTCCGCGTCCATTGCCGGAGTGCGCCGCCCGTGTCCCCTCGTGCGATTGTCCTGCTCCTCGGCCTGGCCGCCTGCGGCGGCCGCGAGGTCCAGCTCGAAGTGGCCATTCCCGGTCCTGATTCCGTGGACGCCCCCGTGGCGCACCTGGGATTCGTGGCCCTGCCGTACGATCGTGACAGCGTGCTCGCCCTCCTTGAAGCGGCCCACCCGCGGCCGAGCGCGATTACGCGCCAGCTCGACAGCCTGTTTCAGCTCTACCGCGCCCCGTTCATGACCTACGCCAGCGCCGCCTACCACGCGCAGCGTGAGCAGGCGCGGCTGGCCCAGCTCAAGGCCCGGCTCGATACCCTGTCGCGCGAGGGTCCCGCCTACGACTCGCTCTACCGCGCCTTCGCGGCCGGCTCCGACAGCCTGGCCCCGCTGCTCCGCCGCCGGGACGCCGCCCAGCAGAAGCTCGCGGTGGCCCGCAACGACTACGGCCCCGCTATCGACAGCTTGCGCGGCCAGATGGGCCGCTGGAAAGATAGCGCCTACCGGGCGTACGACAGCCTCACCAAGTCGCTCGGCACCGGCCTGGGCCGCGAGCCCTTCGGCGACAGCACCGGCGCCGACGGCCGGGCCACGCTGCGCCTCTCCAGCGGCGACTGGTGGGTCTACGCCCGCTCCTGGGATACCTGGGACCCCAACAGCGAGTGGTACTGGAATGTGAAGGTCACCGGGGAGCGCCTGGTGCTCGATCGCGCCAGCGGCCGGCGGGTACCGCGGTACTAGGCGGCTCGGCGGCTCGGCGGCTCGGCGGCTCGGCGGCTCGGAACTACAGCAAGGGAGAACCCGTGGGCGTCTCGCGCAAGTCCATCACCCTCACCGCCTGCGCCGTGGGACTGGCCACCGTCCTCGGCTGGCAGGCGTGGACCGGGGCGCCCGGCGCCCGGCCCGCCGCCTACCGCCAGGGGGATCCGCTGATCACCCAGCGGACCCGCGGCGCGGCCAGCGCGCCCATCACCATCTACGAACTCTCCGACTTCCAGTGCCCCTTCTGCCGCCGGCAGGCGGTGGAGACCTTCCCGGCCATCGAGCGCGAGTACATCACCACGGGCAAGGTCCGCTGGATCTTCCTCAACTTCCCGCTCACCCAGATCCACCCCAACGCCCTCGCGGCCTCGGAATTCGCCATGTGTGCCGCCAAGCTCGACAAGTTCTGGCCGGCGCACGACCTCCTCTTCACCTACCAGGGCAAGTGGGCGCCGCTCAAGGACCCGGTGCCGTTCCTGCTCTCCCTGGCCGACAGCGCCGCCATCCCCAGGGACGACATCCTCCCCTGCCTGCAGAACGGCGAGATGCGCGCGCTGGTCCAGGCGGAGGCGGAGGGGGCGGCCAAGTCGGGGGTGGAGAGCACGCCGACGGTGTACATCGAGGGGGCGGGCCTGCTCCGCGGCGCCATGCCGTTTGCGGTCTACAAGCAGGTGCTCGACTCGCTCTACACCGAGCGCGCCGGCACCCGCTAGGGCACGGGACCGCGCGGCCTAGAAACCGCCGCGCAGGGTCAGGAACACGTCGTACAGCGCGTGGGTCCAGGCGGCGATGCCGAAGCCCCGCGCCAGGAACAGCCCCGAGAGCAGCAGGCCGGCCACCAGCCGGAAGGTGAACGAGCGGAGTTCCAGCGTGTCGCCCAGCGGCCCGATGTAGTGGAAGGCCGAGAAGATCGCGGCGCCCACCACCGTGGCGAACACGCCGGCCACCCAGGGACGCCACCCGAAGCCCGCCAGCGCGAGCCGGGCCAGCAGCCCCACCAGCACCACCCGGAACAGCAGCTCCTCGTAGATGCCGGCGCCCAGCGACACCACCAGCTCCGTCGGCAGTCCCAGGTCCTTCCCCTGCACCAGCGCGAGGGCCGCCGGGCCGCGCAGCAGCAGCCCGGTGAGGAGGCTCGTGATCCCGCCGAAGCAGGCGGCGTACAGGGCGGATTCCGCGAACATGCCGAGGAACCAGCCCCCGGCCGGGGCGCCGCTCTTGCGCCAGTCGCGGATCACCAGGACCAGCCCCGTCCCCAGCACCACCGCGGCGAACAGCGTCAGCCCGTGCTGCCCGCCGAGCAGCAGGAAGAGGCTCTTGAGC
The Gemmatimonadota bacterium DNA segment above includes these coding regions:
- a CDS encoding DsbA family protein; its protein translation is MGVSRKSITLTACAVGLATVLGWQAWTGAPGARPAAYRQGDPLITQRTRGAASAPITIYELSDFQCPFCRRQAVETFPAIEREYITTGKVRWIFLNFPLTQIHPNALAASEFAMCAAKLDKFWPAHDLLFTYQGKWAPLKDPVPFLLSLADSAAIPRDDILPCLQNGEMRALVQAEAEGAAKSGVESTPTVYIEGAGLLRGAMPFAVYKQVLDSLYTERAGTR
- a CDS encoding LemA family protein, with amino-acid sequence MTRSLRVLLIGALALTASGCGYNRIQTMDESVGKAQGQIQAQLQRRADLIPNLVATVKGYAQHEESIFTEVANARARLNTSLQGGNLEDMAAANQAMNAPLGRLLAIVESYPQLKADANFRALQDELTGTENRIATARQDYNDAVNGYNSFIRSFPYNLTAKLFGASGPKPYFEAKDGTDAPPPVNFGN
- a CDS encoding nucleotidyltransferase domain-containing protein, whose protein sequence is MTQVQPLLDRFLADFDRLGLDDASVVLHGSAARGQHVPGFSDVNLLLVLPALPTATLEALRPLLRWWKVEARSVPLLLTGAEWGRAADAYPLEIAEMRTGYRVLRGTDPLAGLEVRPADLRQALEREFRGKLLRLRQVYALLGDDAPALGDVVRQSIPAILLLCRGLLVLAGQTPPGDPVELVNQAGRVAGFAGPAVARIVTRRGQEGWACSPEDLRGYLAAVETAAGFVDHFQIGERQ
- a CDS encoding TPM domain-containing protein; the protein is MAGIVGGGEAVEIADWAERLRSATGAELAVVTLPTIGDAAPSDVALAIGRSWGVGAQGEAGDSAKNAGIVLLLVPQQNHQPGTGRLWIATGRGIEGIITDAIAGRITDLMVPALQQEQYGPALALGARAIAATVAKGFGVSDSALVNADPFRGGNGGEAESPFAGILVVIVIIVVLTIIAQNSGGGRGGRGGRRPRYGGTSIGWGGGGGSWGGGWGGGGGFGGGGGGGFGGFGGGGGFSGGGAGRSF
- a CDS encoding CPBP family intramembrane metalloprotease, translating into MASYWRDTRAPRYSLLFALPLLALYELLARLVTADSGIRNGADVLLKSLFLLLGGQHGLTLFAAVVLGTGLVLVIRDWRKSGAPAGGWFLGMFAESALYAACFGGITSLLTGLLLRGPAALALVQGKDLGLPTELVVSLGAGIYEELLFRVVLVGLLARLALAGFGWRPWVAGVFATVVGAAIFSAFHYIGPLGDTLELRSFTFRLVAGLLLSGLFLARGFGIAAWTHALYDVFLTLRGGF